One window of Nostoc sp. C052 genomic DNA carries:
- a CDS encoding efflux RND transporter periplasmic adaptor subunit produces the protein MTSPEPQTDFGEKAPQTSFEPPSGKRRWLWLFLAALLLLGGGAAIVWRLLTPQQNSVPLTANVQPQGVRVKISTVQSGIIEESSDFIASLKSQRSVTLQPKIQGQVTQILVKSGDPVPAGAAILQVDRTPQAAIALNNTVPQAFLLQLANARATLKSLEAERPSYAANVRLYQQNYEKFVNLAEQGAISRQTSNQFADRLATAKTSLDAIDSRIQAQRAIILQAEKSLQQANVNQTQQIQYDKITAPFNGTIGNIAVKVGDLVNTSTQLVNITQNQPLEVNISVPLQQGTQLRKGMPVEVMNTQGQKLGRSRVFFIAPSASNETQTILIKALFDNPNGQLRADQLVRARVFWNQRPGVLIPTTAMTRIGGDTFVYVVETEQSPQGISQQVARQRQVKLGEIKGNNYQVIEGLQPEDKVIISGLLNLRDGVAIVPES, from the coding sequence ATGACATCCCCTGAGCCTCAAACTGATTTTGGAGAAAAAGCTCCACAAACCTCATTTGAGCCACCTTCTGGAAAACGGCGGTGGCTTTGGTTATTTTTAGCAGCACTACTATTGTTAGGGGGTGGAGCAGCTATAGTTTGGCGTTTGCTCACTCCGCAACAAAATTCAGTACCCTTAACTGCTAATGTTCAACCTCAAGGGGTAAGAGTCAAAATATCGACAGTACAAAGCGGCATAATTGAGGAAAGTTCAGATTTTATTGCTAGCCTAAAATCTCAGCGCTCAGTCACGCTTCAGCCGAAGATTCAGGGCCAAGTTACCCAAATACTTGTAAAATCGGGAGATCCAGTCCCCGCAGGAGCGGCAATTCTCCAAGTAGATCGTACACCACAAGCAGCGATCGCTCTTAACAATACTGTGCCCCAAGCATTTTTATTGCAACTGGCAAATGCCCGCGCAACACTCAAATCTCTGGAAGCAGAAAGACCATCATACGCTGCAAATGTGCGATTGTACCAGCAGAACTATGAAAAGTTTGTCAACTTAGCTGAACAAGGAGCCATATCTCGACAGACTAGCAATCAGTTTGCTGACAGACTCGCTACTGCTAAGACTAGTCTTGATGCAATTGATTCCAGGATTCAAGCACAACGAGCCATTATCTTGCAGGCTGAAAAATCCTTGCAGCAAGCTAATGTAAATCAAACACAGCAGATCCAGTACGACAAAATTACCGCTCCCTTTAATGGCACTATTGGTAATATTGCTGTGAAAGTTGGTGATTTAGTTAATACTTCCACACAATTAGTTAATATCACCCAAAATCAACCTTTAGAAGTGAATATCTCTGTACCACTACAGCAAGGAACCCAGTTGCGTAAGGGAATGCCAGTGGAGGTTATGAATACACAAGGTCAAAAACTGGGTAGAAGTAGGGTATTTTTCATCGCACCTAGCGCCAGTAATGAGACGCAAACGATATTAATCAAAGCACTTTTTGATAACCCTAATGGTCAATTACGGGCAGATCAATTGGTAAGAGCTAGAGTGTTCTGGAATCAGCGCCCCGGAGTTTTAATCCCCACAACAGCAATGACTCGTATCGGTGGGGACACTTTTGTTTATGTAGTTGAAACCGAACAATCTCCCCAAGGTATATCCCAACAAGTAGCTCGACAAAGACAAGTAAAGTTAGGCGAGATCAAAGGTAATAATTACCAAGTTATTGAAGGATTACAACCAGAAGATAAAGTTATTATCTCAGGATTGCTCAATCTTAGGGATGGTGTTGCGATCGTTCCAGAATCTTAG
- a CDS encoding SDR family oxidoreductase, with translation MASLAGKVAIITGASRGIGRAIALKLAGNGASIVVNYAGNAGKAQEVVAEIEKLAVGAIAIQADISKVRDIQRLFEQTLERFGKVDILVNNAGIAFYKPITQVTEEEFDRIYAINVKGTYFTCQQAAQHMSEGGRIINFSSSTTVMMLPTYSAYVATKGAVEQITRVLAKELGAKAIAVNVISPGPTDTELFREGKTQEQIDRLAQMAAFGKLGDVQEIADVVAFLASDEARWITGQNIRVNGGIA, from the coding sequence ATGGCATCTTTGGCAGGAAAGGTTGCAATTATCACTGGTGCATCGCGGGGGATTGGACGAGCGATTGCACTAAAATTAGCTGGTAACGGCGCATCTATTGTCGTTAATTATGCGGGTAATGCAGGCAAAGCACAGGAAGTTGTTGCAGAAATTGAAAAGTTGGCAGTAGGGGCGATCGCTATCCAAGCTGATATTAGCAAAGTACGCGATATTCAACGGTTGTTTGAACAAACACTAGAACGTTTTGGTAAAGTCGATATTTTGGTCAACAATGCCGGAATCGCCTTTTATAAACCAATTACTCAGGTGACAGAAGAAGAGTTTGATCGGATTTATGCAATTAATGTCAAAGGCACTTATTTTACTTGCCAACAAGCCGCACAACACATGTCAGAAGGAGGACGGATTATCAACTTTTCCTCATCAACGACGGTGATGATGTTGCCAACTTATAGTGCCTATGTCGCAACCAAGGGTGCTGTAGAACAAATCACGCGGGTACTAGCTAAAGAATTGGGTGCAAAAGCGATCGCAGTTAATGTTATTTCTCCTGGCCCCACCGATACAGAACTATTCCGAGAAGGTAAAACACAAGAACAGATAGACCGTTTAGCCCAAATGGCTGCTTTTGGCAAACTGGGAGATGTGCAAGAAATCGCCGACGTAGTAGCGTTTCTCGCTAGCGACGAAGCCAGGTGGATTACTGGGCAAAATATTCGTGTAAACGGTGGAATCGCCTGA
- the dapF gene encoding diaminopimelate epimerase → MAIEFTKYHGLGNDFILIDNRSSSLPVLTPEQAIELCDRHFGIGADGVIFALPGENGTDYTMRIFNSDGSEPEMCGNGIRCLAGFLADLEGESRNKDLYRIHTLAGVMIPQILPDGQVKVDMGLPRLLAGEIPTTLATAEEKVISLPLEVAGQTWDVTCVSMGNPHCITFVEDVAAIELETIGPKFEHHPVFPQRINTEFIQVVRRDYLKMRVWERGAGITLACGTGACASLVAGVLTGKCDRTATIELPGGPLQIEWSEVDQRVYMTGPAERVFTGKL, encoded by the coding sequence ATGGCAATCGAATTTACTAAGTATCATGGTCTAGGCAACGACTTCATTTTGATTGACAATCGCTCGTCATCTTTGCCTGTATTAACCCCAGAGCAAGCGATCGAGTTGTGCGATCGCCATTTTGGTATCGGTGCTGATGGTGTTATTTTTGCCCTACCCGGCGAAAACGGCACTGATTACACCATGCGGATTTTTAATTCTGATGGTTCAGAACCGGAAATGTGTGGTAACGGCATTCGCTGTTTAGCTGGCTTTTTAGCAGATTTAGAAGGAGAATCGCGGAATAAAGACTTGTATCGCATTCATACCCTAGCTGGTGTGATGATTCCCCAAATCCTTCCTGATGGTCAAGTAAAGGTGGATATGGGTTTACCCAGGTTACTCGCTGGCGAAATTCCTACCACCCTTGCAACTGCTGAAGAAAAAGTCATTTCTTTGCCGTTGGAGGTGGCGGGGCAAACTTGGGATGTCACTTGTGTAAGTATGGGTAATCCCCACTGTATTACCTTTGTGGAAGATGTCGCAGCAATTGAGCTAGAAACCATCGGCCCCAAATTTGAGCATCACCCAGTTTTTCCGCAACGCATAAATACCGAATTTATTCAAGTAGTGCGCCGTGACTATCTAAAAATGCGGGTATGGGAACGGGGTGCTGGAATTACCTTAGCTTGTGGGACTGGTGCTTGCGCTTCCTTAGTCGCTGGAGTGTTAACTGGAAAATGCGATCGCACTGCCACTATAGAATTACCAGGTGGCCCCTTACAAATTGAATGGTCAGAAGTAGACCAAAGGGTTTATATGACAGGCCCAGCCGAGAGGGTATTCACAGGAAAATTGTAA
- a CDS encoding RNA chaperone Hfq: MLTEFDTTLPSIRQVQNLIKQTTPVELKLLTQDVLTGKVLWQDPQCICIVDENSQQIIIWKQAIAYIKPKS, translated from the coding sequence ATGCTTACCGAATTTGACACCACTTTACCCAGTATTAGACAAGTCCAAAACCTGATTAAACAAACAACGCCAGTAGAGTTAAAGCTGCTAACTCAGGATGTGTTGACAGGAAAGGTTTTATGGCAAGATCCACAGTGTATCTGTATTGTTGATGAAAACAGTCAGCAAATCATTATTTGGAAACAAGCGATCGCTTATATTAAACCCAAGAGTTAG
- a CDS encoding cation:proton antiporter codes for MQEDFRLIVDLVSVLAVAACGGLLAALLRQPVLLGYLIGGMIIGPAGLGLIKEVIQVETLAQFGVAFLLFALGVEFSFAELKKVKAIALGGGGLQIALTILVTVAICGLTGAWGALPAKGMFLGCILSLSSTAVVLKCLMERNETETPHGQVMLGILVVQDLALGLMLAVLPALNQPAETIGIAVLTALVLIGLFAAGAIAAGIWLIPPLLRLLARTESKELFLLGVVALCLGIALLTEHLGLSIEMGAFVAGLMISEVEYADQTLTYVEPLRDIFASLFFAAIGMLIDPVFLWNNLELILGLVAIVFVGKFLIITPLVKLFRYPLKTAIIAGLGLAQIGEFSFVLASEGQSLGLVSRQVYLLILGTTAVTLMLTPFVLRLVPFLFNFAESMPWLKPYLEEDEARDVSEDLPFKDHVVVCGYGRVGKNLVKLLQQHHLPVVVIDQSESRIQQLREAGVSYVYGNCVSLHVLETAGVNHAKGMAIALPDPMSTRLCLKRALELRPELDLVVRATQDKNIEVLYQLGAREVVQPEFEASLEMATYLLTGLGLLSPPVVQREMQQIRNDHYLDLRPERSATEVARDLRQATLDLNQRWYPLPAASPLIGMTIEEADMRYLTGASLMAIRRANGDEIDYPNNKTKLEEGDRLLVVGADEELAALAEFAKGQAAVPGENSACQWVTVNADAPTLGKTLADLDIAKQYAVQVQAIRRDGKFIRYPDGGMDLRVSDQVLLCGNLSGLSQLEQLFAIASSVPLSVPVVKAGEAEILKESLPIDNWRE; via the coding sequence GTGCAAGAAGATTTTAGGCTGATTGTTGATTTAGTTTCAGTTCTAGCCGTTGCAGCCTGTGGTGGACTGTTGGCAGCACTTCTGCGACAACCGGTGCTGCTAGGATATCTCATTGGCGGGATGATCATTGGGCCAGCCGGACTGGGATTGATTAAAGAAGTCATTCAAGTAGAGACTCTGGCACAGTTTGGAGTCGCCTTTTTGTTATTCGCTTTGGGTGTAGAATTTTCCTTTGCAGAACTCAAGAAGGTAAAAGCGATCGCTCTTGGTGGCGGCGGACTCCAGATTGCTTTGACAATTCTAGTCACAGTTGCAATCTGTGGGTTAACTGGAGCCTGGGGAGCTTTACCTGCTAAAGGTATGTTTTTAGGGTGTATTCTGTCTTTGTCTTCCACAGCCGTTGTTCTCAAGTGTTTGATGGAGCGCAACGAAACAGAAACGCCCCACGGGCAAGTAATGCTGGGAATTTTAGTAGTACAGGACTTGGCACTAGGACTGATGTTAGCAGTCTTACCAGCCCTCAACCAACCAGCAGAAACCATTGGTATCGCTGTGCTAACGGCGCTAGTTTTGATTGGTTTATTTGCTGCTGGGGCGATCGCTGCGGGGATTTGGCTGATACCGCCTTTATTGCGATTGCTAGCCCGTACCGAAAGTAAAGAACTATTCTTATTAGGAGTTGTAGCCCTGTGTTTGGGTATTGCTCTATTAACAGAGCATTTGGGGCTATCCATTGAAATGGGGGCATTTGTCGCGGGTTTGATGATTTCTGAGGTGGAGTACGCCGATCAAACCCTGACTTATGTGGAACCACTGCGAGATATCTTTGCCAGTTTATTTTTTGCCGCCATTGGGATGTTAATTGACCCAGTGTTTTTGTGGAACAACCTAGAATTGATTTTGGGGTTAGTGGCAATAGTTTTCGTAGGTAAATTTTTGATTATCACGCCCCTAGTGAAATTATTCCGCTACCCTTTGAAAACAGCCATAATCGCCGGTTTGGGACTGGCGCAAATTGGGGAATTTTCCTTTGTTCTCGCTAGTGAAGGGCAGTCTTTGGGGCTGGTGTCCCGACAAGTATACTTATTAATTTTGGGAACCACCGCAGTCACTCTCATGCTGACTCCTTTTGTACTGCGGTTAGTGCCATTTTTATTTAACTTTGCCGAATCAATGCCTTGGTTGAAACCGTATTTAGAAGAAGATGAGGCGCGAGATGTATCGGAAGATTTGCCCTTCAAAGACCATGTGGTAGTTTGTGGCTATGGACGAGTGGGTAAGAATTTGGTGAAGTTGTTGCAGCAACATCACCTACCTGTGGTAGTAATAGACCAATCGGAGAGCAGAATTCAGCAGTTGCGTGAGGCTGGGGTGTCTTATGTATATGGTAATTGCGTGAGTTTACATGTTCTGGAAACTGCCGGCGTGAATCATGCCAAAGGAATGGCGATCGCACTACCAGACCCTATGAGTACCCGTCTTTGCTTGAAACGCGCTTTGGAATTGCGCCCAGAATTAGATTTGGTTGTCCGTGCTACCCAGGATAAAAATATTGAAGTGCTGTATCAATTAGGAGCCAGAGAAGTTGTGCAACCAGAGTTTGAAGCCAGTTTAGAAATGGCAACCTATTTATTAACTGGCTTAGGCTTGTTGTCACCACCTGTCGTCCAACGAGAAATGCAGCAAATCCGCAACGATCATTATTTAGATTTACGGCCAGAACGTTCTGCAACTGAAGTTGCTCGTGATTTACGCCAAGCAACTCTCGATTTAAATCAGCGCTGGTATCCTCTCCCAGCTGCTTCGCCTTTAATTGGTATGACCATAGAAGAAGCAGATATGCGCTATTTAACAGGAGCAAGTTTAATGGCAATTCGCCGTGCTAACGGCGATGAAATCGATTATCCCAATAATAAAACCAAATTAGAAGAAGGCGATCGCTTGCTGGTTGTGGGAGCAGATGAAGAACTGGCAGCTTTGGCAGAATTCGCCAAGGGACAAGCGGCTGTACCCGGAGAGAATAGTGCTTGTCAGTGGGTTACAGTCAATGCAGATGCGCCAACACTAGGTAAAACTCTTGCAGATTTAGATATCGCCAAGCAGTATGCAGTACAGGTACAGGCGATCCGGCGAGATGGCAAGTTTATCCGCTATCCTGATGGCGGTATGGATTTGCGAGTTAGCGATCAAGTATTGTTATGTGGTAACTTGTCAGGTCTGAGTCAATTAGAGCAGTTATTTGCGATCGCCAGTTCAGTACCCCTTTCTGTTCCAGTGGTGAAAGCTGGTGAGGCAGAAATTCTCAAAGAGTCCCTGCCTATAGATAATTGGCGAGAATAG
- a CDS encoding SDR family NAD(P)-dependent oxidoreductase, producing the protein MKHLEGKVALVTGATRGLGRGIAIGLGEAGATVYVTGRSLNNSSSDGVSGSLSETKSAIEEVGGVCIPVQVDHSDDEQVRLLFDRIQDEQNGQLDLLVNNAYSGVQAIRDAFGQPFWDCEPSLWDASNNVGLRSHYVASIFAARIMTKRHSGLICTISSWGGMSYIFNTAYGVGKAACDRLAANMAVELKPHNVTSVSIWPGIVGTELFSRFASEMNQTNGTEKNFSFLSDRYNWETPLLTGRAIAALAGEANVIHHTGRVQIVAELAKKYGIVDENGDRPASLRSLRFVLPAALPVLRKYSWLIPDIKMPWSLLLLSALGSPKI; encoded by the coding sequence ATGAAACACCTCGAAGGAAAAGTGGCTTTGGTAACAGGTGCTACGCGGGGACTTGGTAGGGGAATTGCCATTGGTCTTGGTGAAGCAGGTGCAACTGTATACGTAACGGGCCGGAGCCTCAACAACTCTTCTAGTGATGGGGTTTCAGGGAGTCTTAGTGAAACGAAATCAGCCATTGAGGAAGTCGGTGGTGTATGCATTCCCGTTCAAGTAGACCACAGCGATGATGAGCAGGTGCGTTTGCTGTTCGATCGCATTCAAGATGAGCAGAATGGACAACTCGATCTACTAGTAAATAATGCTTATTCAGGAGTTCAGGCAATAAGAGACGCTTTTGGGCAGCCATTTTGGGATTGTGAGCCTAGTCTTTGGGATGCTAGTAATAATGTTGGTCTTCGTAGCCACTATGTTGCCAGTATTTTTGCTGCCCGAATTATGACTAAGCGTCACTCTGGACTAATTTGCACCATTTCTTCGTGGGGTGGGATGTCTTATATTTTTAATACAGCTTATGGAGTTGGCAAAGCAGCTTGCGATCGCCTTGCTGCTAATATGGCTGTTGAACTCAAACCCCATAACGTTACTTCTGTTTCAATTTGGCCGGGTATTGTTGGTACTGAGCTTTTTTCGCGTTTTGCTTCTGAGATGAATCAAACCAATGGTACTGAAAAGAATTTCTCATTTTTAAGCGATCGCTACAATTGGGAAACTCCCTTATTAACTGGACGGGCGATCGCTGCACTTGCTGGTGAAGCAAATGTTATACACCATACAGGACGTGTGCAAATTGTTGCCGAACTGGCTAAAAAATATGGAATTGTAGATGAAAATGGCGATCGTCCTGCCTCATTACGCTCTCTGCGTTTTGTGCTACCTGCTGCATTGCCCGTACTGAGAAAGTATTCATGGCTTATACCTGATATTAAAATGCCGTGGTCACTGCTATTATTGAGTGCCCTCGGCTCACCTAAAATTTAA
- a CDS encoding GAF domain-containing protein, with the protein MSAYQGSCGETTDVIIGVHNQENLELQANSAPVGALATRQGTFSTFLAPLTQDTFKQVVKDVEQKLQIVHQTLSMLDSHGFETILQEMLHSITLKTGELLGADRTTIFLLDEEKQELWSILAEGEGGRSLEIRIPANKGIGGEVATFKEVINIPFDFYNDPRSHFAQEQEKRTGYRTYTMLALPLLNEHGQLVAVVQLLNKLKSGNNHDAALAERIDTRGFSCADEQLFQEFAPSIRLILESSRSFYVATQKQRAVAALMKAIKSLSQSSLDLEDTLKRVMDEAKELMNADRSTLWLIDRDRHELWTKITQDDGSTKELRVPVGKGFAGIVAASGKKLNIGFDLYYDPDSETAQKLDQQNGYRTCSLLCMPVFNADQQLIGVTQLVNKKKNGDFPPYNPADWPKAPDCFQASFDRNDEEFMEAFNIQAGVALQNAQLFATVKQQEQMQRDILRSLSNGVVSTDKTGLIIAANESAQRLLGLGINDRLEGKLVNDVIGIKEGDFSKWYQDALHAVDLKGRQQYYPDRTLISTGTEQHSINLSINTIADASDQEQVRGALVVMEDISDEKRLKSTMYRYMTQELAEELLKLDDAKLGGDRKEVSILFSDIRGYTTLTENLEAEEVVSMLNEYFESMVEAVFKHKGTLDKYIGDAIMAVFGSPLPLEEHAWMAVQTSLEMRVRLHEFNQRRYTDDKPKIKIGIGINSDTVISGNIGSSKRMEFTAIGDGVNLGSRLESVSKQYGCDIIISHNTFQPCQEQIWARELDYIRVKGRNEPVAIYELLGLRSNPIESEKLQVIEHYHKGREYYLKRQFSRARAEFANVLAADSQDKAAMLHLLRCQHWLQSPPTESDWDEGVWTFQEK; encoded by the coding sequence ATGTCAGCGTATCAAGGAAGTTGTGGGGAGACCACTGATGTGATTATTGGTGTTCACAACCAAGAAAACCTCGAATTACAAGCGAATTCTGCTCCTGTGGGTGCTCTTGCCACAAGACAAGGAACTTTTTCTACGTTTCTTGCTCCCCTGACTCAGGATACTTTTAAACAGGTCGTTAAGGATGTCGAGCAAAAATTACAGATTGTCCATCAAACCCTATCAATGCTGGATTCTCATGGGTTTGAAACCATTCTGCAAGAAATGTTGCATTCGATTACCTTAAAAACCGGGGAATTACTGGGTGCAGACCGGACGACGATATTTTTATTGGATGAAGAAAAACAAGAACTCTGGTCAATTTTAGCTGAGGGTGAGGGCGGTCGCTCTTTAGAAATTCGTATCCCCGCAAATAAAGGCATTGGTGGTGAAGTTGCCACTTTTAAAGAAGTTATCAATATTCCCTTTGATTTTTATAACGATCCGCGATCGCATTTTGCCCAAGAACAAGAAAAAAGAACTGGTTATCGCACCTACACCATGCTCGCTTTGCCGTTGTTAAATGAACATGGGCAATTAGTTGCAGTAGTACAATTACTGAATAAATTAAAATCTGGAAATAACCACGATGCTGCACTTGCAGAGCGAATTGATACCAGAGGTTTTAGCTGTGCTGACGAACAATTATTTCAAGAATTTGCCCCTTCGATTCGCCTAATTTTAGAGTCTTCGCGCTCTTTTTATGTAGCTACCCAAAAACAAAGAGCGGTGGCGGCGCTGATGAAGGCAATTAAGTCACTTTCTCAAAGCAGTCTGGACTTAGAAGACACACTCAAACGAGTGATGGATGAAGCCAAGGAGCTGATGAATGCCGATCGCAGTACACTATGGTTAATAGACCGCGATCGTCATGAATTGTGGACGAAAATCACTCAGGATGATGGTTCAACGAAAGAGTTGCGAGTCCCTGTAGGTAAAGGTTTTGCTGGGATCGTCGCGGCTTCTGGCAAAAAGCTGAATATAGGCTTTGATTTGTACTACGATCCTGACTCAGAAACAGCCCAAAAACTAGACCAGCAAAATGGCTATCGCACCTGTAGCTTACTTTGTATGCCAGTGTTTAATGCCGATCAACAACTGATTGGCGTTACCCAACTCGTAAATAAAAAGAAAAATGGTGATTTTCCCCCTTATAATCCAGCTGATTGGCCCAAAGCTCCCGACTGCTTCCAAGCTAGCTTTGACCGCAACGATGAAGAATTCATGGAAGCTTTTAATATTCAAGCAGGAGTAGCGCTGCAAAATGCCCAGTTGTTTGCCACAGTCAAGCAACAAGAACAAATGCAACGGGATATTCTGCGTAGTCTTTCCAATGGAGTAGTTTCCACTGATAAAACTGGGTTAATTATCGCCGCCAATGAAAGCGCCCAACGTTTGCTAGGACTGGGAATAAATGACCGTTTAGAAGGTAAATTAGTTAATGATGTCATTGGCATCAAAGAAGGCGACTTTAGCAAGTGGTATCAGGATGCTTTACATGCAGTTGACTTAAAAGGTCGTCAGCAATATTACCCCGATCGCACACTTATTAGCACTGGTACAGAACAGCATAGTATTAATTTATCGATTAACACCATTGCCGATGCTAGCGACCAAGAGCAAGTCCGGGGGGCGCTGGTGGTAATGGAAGATATTAGTGATGAAAAGCGGCTCAAGAGTACGATGTACCGCTACATGACCCAGGAATTAGCCGAAGAATTGCTGAAATTAGATGATGCTAAACTAGGAGGCGATCGCAAAGAAGTTTCGATATTATTTTCGGATATTCGTGGCTACACCACTTTGACAGAAAACTTAGAAGCAGAAGAAGTGGTAAGTATGCTCAATGAATATTTTGAATCAATGGTGGAGGCAGTCTTTAAACATAAAGGCACTCTTGACAAATACATCGGCGATGCCATCATGGCTGTGTTTGGTTCTCCTTTACCATTAGAAGAACATGCTTGGATGGCAGTGCAAACATCCTTAGAAATGCGTGTTCGTCTACACGAATTTAATCAACGTCGCTATACAGATGATAAGCCCAAAATTAAAATTGGCATTGGCATCAACTCCGATACCGTGATTAGTGGAAATATCGGCTCTAGTAAGCGGATGGAATTTACCGCTATTGGTGATGGCGTTAATCTTGGCTCCCGCTTAGAAAGTGTTAGTAAGCAATATGGTTGCGATATTATTATTAGCCATAATACTTTTCAACCATGCCAAGAGCAAATTTGGGCTAGAGAACTAGATTACATTCGTGTTAAAGGTAGAAACGAACCAGTAGCTATATATGAATTATTGGGTTTGCGTTCCAATCCAATTGAAAGCGAAAAATTGCAAGTAATTGAGCATTATCATAAAGGGCGTGAGTATTACCTCAAGCGGCAGTTTTCTCGTGCTAGAGCTGAGTTTGCTAATGTTTTGGCAGCCGATAGCCAGGACAAAGCTGCTATGTTGCACTTATTGCGTTGTCAGCATTGGTTACAATCACCCCCAACAGAATCAGATTGGGATGAAGGAGTCTGGACATTTCAGGAAAAATAA
- a CDS encoding MFS transporter, which produces MDSSQIETNAPLSIEITEISSPSITLSPTSTLIPPISKDGIRKSLKASTIDGIFAAIFSIGTGGVLLGNFLVELDASPMVFGMVSSIPMLVNLFQPMGAYLSERSTSRFQYSLRTHGIGRLLWLILVIGIFSFGAGALNSQQLVALSLVILVSSHLLGGLGTASWFSWIAMLVPRRLRGRYFGLRNSLANLTELIGLPIAGLVVSHWYGGTIQGYGVILLLGIIFGIVSLGCQYFQVDINPQLQNTYYANSSQTSNIQSNSARKEPGEISEAISLPQIPATQNQIDSSIWKNSNFLVFLLYFGSWTFAVNLSAPFFNLYLLDTLNLDVSWVTFYNSLRAGAHMVMLIVWGRLADKIGNRPILISTGILIAIIPWLWLKMGSSPLDLWLWLPLLHIFIGANWGGVDLCNKNLQIEIAPVKNQSIYFAIAAAIAGVSGALGATIGGFIAQFAGSFGIAEVFIVSGILRLASLVPLIVKKDLGT; this is translated from the coding sequence ATGGATTCTTCTCAAATTGAAACAAATGCGCCTCTTTCTATAGAAATTACTGAGATTTCCTCACCATCAATAACACTCTCTCCTACCTCGACACTCATCCCTCCTATCTCTAAAGATGGTATTCGCAAGAGTTTGAAGGCTTCTACTATCGATGGTATTTTCGCAGCAATTTTCTCTATTGGCACTGGTGGAGTTTTGCTAGGTAACTTCTTAGTGGAGTTAGATGCCAGTCCGATGGTATTTGGTATGGTAAGTTCTATCCCCATGTTGGTGAATCTCTTTCAGCCAATGGGTGCTTACTTATCTGAACGTAGCACTAGCCGCTTTCAATATTCCCTTCGTACTCATGGGATTGGTCGGCTACTGTGGCTGATTTTAGTAATTGGCATTTTTAGCTTTGGTGCGGGAGCGCTTAATTCCCAGCAATTAGTGGCGTTGTCGCTTGTAATTCTCGTATCTAGCCATCTTTTAGGAGGATTAGGAACTGCATCGTGGTTCAGTTGGATAGCAATGTTAGTCCCACGGCGATTACGAGGTAGATATTTTGGGCTACGCAATAGCCTTGCTAACTTAACCGAGTTGATTGGTTTGCCAATAGCCGGTTTAGTCGTATCACATTGGTACGGAGGGACTATTCAAGGTTATGGAGTGATTTTGCTCTTAGGCATTATCTTTGGAATTGTGAGCTTGGGATGTCAGTATTTCCAGGTAGATATAAATCCCCAATTACAAAATACTTATTATGCTAACTCATCTCAAACCAGTAATATTCAGTCAAACTCTGCACGAAAAGAACCTGGTGAGATATCTGAAGCAATCTCTCTGCCGCAAATACCAGCTACCCAAAACCAGATAGATAGCAGCATTTGGAAAAACTCTAATTTTTTGGTGTTTCTACTTTATTTTGGTTCATGGACGTTTGCTGTTAACCTAAGTGCCCCGTTTTTTAATCTCTACTTGCTAGATACCCTGAACCTAGATGTGAGTTGGGTAACTTTCTACAACAGCCTACGAGCAGGGGCACACATGGTAATGCTGATCGTGTGGGGTAGATTAGCAGATAAAATAGGCAATCGTCCGATTCTAATTTCTACTGGAATTCTAATTGCTATCATACCTTGGCTGTGGCTGAAGATGGGTTCTAGTCCTCTCGATCTTTGGCTGTGGTTGCCGCTGCTACATATTTTCATTGGGGCTAATTGGGGAGGAGTTGACTTGTGTAATAAAAATCTCCAAATAGAGATTGCACCAGTCAAAAATCAGTCTATCTATTTTGCGATCGCAGCAGCAATAGCTGGCGTAAGTGGTGCTTTAGGAGCAACTATCGGTGGCTTCATCGCTCAATTTGCTGGGTCTTTTGGCATAGCGGAAGTATTTATTGTATCTGGTATATTACGATTAGCTTCACTTGTACCACTTATCGTTAAAAAAGATTTGGGTACTTAG